The segment TTCGTCGTTATGCGCTTTTCTCGTGGCCTTATCCCAATGAGCGGTGAAATCGGTGTTGACGGACCCGGGATTGATGAGGGTGAAGACCATGCGGTATTGGACATATTCCTTTTGCATGGCCTCGACCAGCTTCTCCACCGCCCCTTTCGCTGCGGTATAGACGCTCAGCTTGGGCAACGTGCGCTCGCCTGAACGGGACGACAGCATGAGGACGTGACCCCGCTTGGTATCCCGCCGGTCGATCTTGTTTAGCTTCATGTAGGGCAGCAATGCGCGCATCCACATGATCGGGGCCTTGGCATTCACGTCAAAAATCGCATTGATGTCCGCCATGGTCATTTCTTCCAACGTCCCATAGACGTGGCTCCCGCCTGCTGAACTCACGAAAATATCGATTTGGTCTTTCCCTTTGGAGTACACATCGCCGATCCAGGCTTGGGCGGATTCGATGTTACGGACGTCCATGGCACAGGTATTAATCTCCGTATGAATGCTATTGCGTGTATTCTTTTG is part of the Nitrospira sp. genome and harbors:
- a CDS encoding SDR family oxidoreductase; the protein is MKHALTLAKPVWGIGKHVVITGGSSGIGFEVAKRLNGVCRKISLISRNENGKLAEARETLLRLQKNTRNSIHTEINTCAMDVRNIESAQAWIGDVYSKGKDQIDIFVSSAGGSHVYGTLEEMTMADINAIFDVNAKAPIMWMRALLPYMKLNKIDRRDTKRGHVLMLSSRSGERTLPKLSVYTAAKGAVEKLVEAMQKEYVQYRMVFTLINPGSVNTDFTAHWDKATRKAHNDESMSVQEAADSILHAIHSHVAINKISYESVSQWMHEPGVLLAS